The Poseidonibacter lekithochrous region ATATAAAGGTTATTTAATGACTCAACAGTTACAAGTTTTTCAACGATTTATAAAAGATGAATCGTTTAGTGGTGTATTATTATTCATAGCAACTTTATTAGCAGTTATTATTGCTAATTCAGCGTTTAGTGATAGTTATTTTGAATTATGGAATAAAAGTTTAGGTGTAACATTAGGTGAACATCAAATTTCTATGACCTTAACTCAATGGATAAACGATGGATTAATGGCAATATTCTTTTTGATGGTTGGATTAGAGATTAAAAGAGAACTTTTAATAGGAGAATTGTCTTCTGTTCAAAAAGCATCTTTCCCAATTATCGCTGCAATTGGAGGAATGTTAATTCCTGCACTGTTCTATGTATTTTTTAACTTGGATGACCCAAAAGGATTTGGTATTCCAATGGCCACGGATATTGCTTTTGCTTTAGGTATTTTAATGCTTTTAGGAAAAAGAGTAAATCCAGCTTTAAAACTATTTTTAGTAGCTCTTGCTGTTGTTGATGATTTAGGTGCTGTAATGGTAGTTGCTACTGTATATACAAGCCAAATACATTTTGAGTACTTTCTTCATGCTGGTATTATATATGCCTTAATTTGGTTGTTAAACTATAGAAGAGTAACTTCATTAATTCCATATTTGATTTTAGGTATTGCATTATGGATTTATATTCACTCTATTGGAATTCATGCGACAATTGCAGGGGTTTTATTGGCTTTTGCTATTCCTATTAAATCTAAGGTAAATGAAAAAGAATTTATTAATGGTACTAAAGAACTAGTAAATGACTTTGAAAAAAACATAGATAATATACCTATTTTAAATCACCATCAAATTGATGTATTAGA contains the following coding sequences:
- the nhaA gene encoding Na+/H+ antiporter NhaA, which translates into the protein MTQQLQVFQRFIKDESFSGVLLFIATLLAVIIANSAFSDSYFELWNKSLGVTLGEHQISMTLTQWINDGLMAIFFLMVGLEIKRELLIGELSSVQKASFPIIAAIGGMLIPALFYVFFNLDDPKGFGIPMATDIAFALGILMLLGKRVNPALKLFLVALAVVDDLGAVMVVATVYTSQIHFEYFLHAGIIYALIWLLNYRRVTSLIPYLILGIALWIYIHSIGIHATIAGVLLAFAIPIKSKVNEKEFINGTKELVNDFEKNIDNIPILNHHQIDVLESIAYKYDKVQNPLLKLEHQLHGLSAFLIMPIFAFANAGVVLDFSAVSQNMMIVLGVVLGLLVGKPIGIFGFTYLATKLKIVTKPDDISWGEIMAVGFLGGIGFTMSIFITQLAFVDASVISAVKIGIFFASFIAGIIGVLLILKANNKTRIQNG